The genomic region CCGTGAATCCAATGCTGTAGGGGCGTGGTTTTCGCGCCCAACGTAGAAGCTTTGGTCAGCCAGTTAGCTTTTGTCTTCCTTCTGAGCAGTAAACCAGGCTCCTATCCTACTAGGGTATTCGCAGGAATGAAATAACTCTGAGTATCTTTAAGCTTAGTCATGCCCAGAGATAATTACTCTCTACAGCATAAAAAAATAAAATTAATCCAAAGAATATTTTTATGGATAAATAGTGGCATTTATCAAAGATGTATCTCTATTTACAGTCCTGCATCAAATGAGATGGATTAAATAGGGCTAACAAGCATTGAGGGAGATTAGTTAATGGATTATTTTTCAGGTTGGTCTAAGCACAGAATCACAGCTGGTTTTCTAACTATTTCAATGCTCTTTGTTGGAGCTTGCTCAGGCGAGACAACAACATCTGAAGGTGAAAATTCTTCATCCTCAGGCAGGTGTGAAAGTACCATTCGTGTTGCCGTTGGAACTCAGGATCAGGTGATTAATACCGCCGTTGGTGGAGCTGCTGTGCGAGAGTTAGGGTTGTTGGAAAAGCACCTACCAAGAGATGGTGATTACGAAGGGGTATGCTACGACATTCAGTGGTCTAGCTACACCTCTGGGCCACCCATTACAAACGCGATGATGGCCAATCAGCTCGATATTGGTCTCATGGGTGATTTTCCCGCCGTCATTAACATGATTACGTTTGCGCAGGAAAACCAGAGCACCAATTCAACGTTTATTGGCACCCTAGCCCACAGCCCTAATGGAGCGGGTAATGCCGTCATGGTGCCTGCAAACAGTGATGTCACGTCCCTCGCTGATTTAAGAGGAGGTGCAATATCTGTCCCCTTTGGTTCCGCAGCCCACGGGATGGTGCTCAAGGCCCTTGAAGAGGTTGGACTTGACCCTGAAACGGATGTTAATCTAGTCAGCCAAGCTCCTGAAGTAGGTGGTTCAAGCCTACGCACCGGACAGATTGATGCCCATGCCAACTTTGTGCCCTTTGGTGAACTGTTTCCCTTCCGGGGCTTTGCCAGAAAAATTTTTGATGGTGCTCAAACAGGCATTCCTACCCTCCATGGCATCACGGTACGGTCTGATTTTGCGGAACAGCATCCCGACATTGTAGTGGCCTATCTGAAGGCTGTGCTGGAAGCTAACCAGATGTTCCGGGAAGATCCTGAGGGCATTTCCGCTCAAATTCAAGAGTGGTCAGGGATCGAAAAGGAAGTGGTCTATATGTTCCTCGGCCCTTCCGGACTACAGACCCTCAATCCCACCATTGGAGATACTCAACTCAGCGCCCTTGAGAATAGTGTGGCTACGCTTACCAGCCTCGGCAGAATTGAAAACCCCATTGACCCTAGCGAAGTTGTGAACTGGACGGATGAAAGCTTTTTGCGGCGGGCGATGGAAGAGCTAGGTCTTGAGTATGATGACGTAGTAGCCACCGCTGAATCCTACGAAATTTCTGGAGAAGATGCCCTAACTGGAGAACTCATTGAGGACCCGAGACGAGCCGCCCAATTCTGGGTGCAAGGGGAGGAAACGGTCACTAACTTTGCCTCCATTGCCAATATGGTGAAGGCCCTCACAGAACTTCAGGCCGAGGGTCAAGCGGCCAATGCCATGTTTGTCCATGACCACAACAGTGGCTTGAAACTGTTTGCTGAAAACTCTTACTTTGTTCGCAACGGTGATGAGGTAGCGGCCTTTTTGCTAGAGTCCGATGCCCAAGCCTACGTGGCCCAAACAGGGGGAACCCTGACGGCATTCCGGGATTTGCAAAGCATCTACGCCAAGCAACCCGTTCTCCTAGGGGTTCGCTAAGGCCAGTTAGTTTCAGATATTGGGTTAGCCCTAGGACGCTACACAGGGGAGCAATACCAGTGAACTCCGCACAAAAGGGGAATTCAGTGTGGCACAGAATACACGGAATACGGATCTAACATCCCCGTAATGTAGCTCTAGGGCCTTACCCCTGTAGTTTTGAGAGGAAAACAATGACAGTTACGGTATCGAAGCCTAGCCCGATGGGCTGGGTCAGCCAGCTTGCGACGACAGCGAGAACAGCCATATTACAAAGCCGCCCTCTGCGTCAACTACTCTCGCTGGTTCTATTCTTTGGCATTTGGCAAATCCTCAGTACGATCAATTTTAATTTCATCATCAACTTTCAATTTCTTCCCTCACCCTTAGAGGTATTTAGGGCGACGATCAAGTTTATGACGGGTAATCCCTGGATACATTTTTGGTCGAGCATTCAACGGGTGCTTTGGGGCTATGCCATTGCGTCTATTGCTGGGGTGCTGTTAGGTGTGCTGGTGGGCTGGTTCGAGGTGGTGGAAGATCTGGCGATGCCACCTTTAGAAATTCTCCGTCCCATTCCCGCCGTGGCCTGGATTCCCTTAGCAATTTTGATGTTTCCTAGCGCTGAAAATGGCATGGTTTACATCACCTTTATCGGCGCATTTTTTCCTATTCTGATTAGCACTATCAAAGGCGTTGAAAGTACGCTAGGTGACACAGTTCTGATTCGCGTAGGCCAATGTTTAGGAGCCAATCCCTGGCACATTTTCAAAGATATTGTGATTCCAGGTTCGATGCCCAGTATCGCTAGCGGCCTCACAATTGGCATGGGTAATGCCTGGTTTTGCTTGGTTACGGCGGAAATTTTGGCTGGACGCTATGGGATTGGCTACATCACCTGGGAATCCTACGTGACATCCAATTATCCGCCGATTGTGATGGGAATGCTGCTGATCGGCTTCATGGGAGCCTTTAGCTCCTGGGCGGTGGATCAGGCGACCCGTGCCCTGATGCCCTGGCGGGTGATTAAGAAGCAGGGCTAATCCCCAATCATTACAGTAAACCCACGGACGGACAGACAAGGAGAGAGCATGGTTACGATGCAACAAATTGAGCAGGAACAGCGAGCAACCCTGAAGGGATCCGTACAGGTAGAAGGGCTGTCGGTGGTTTATCGCCGCAAGCAGTATGAAAACTGTGTGCTAGATTCGATTCAGCTTTCTATTCAGCCAGGGGAATTTGTCTGTTTGCTAGGGCCATCGGGCTGCGGTAAATCGACGCTGTTGAATGTGATTGCGGGGTTTATTAAGCCCTCCAGCGGCTATGCTTTGGTTGATCACATGCCGATCACACGGCCTGGGGCAGATCGAGGGTTTGTGTTTCAGCAATATTCTCTGCTGCCCTGGAAAACCACCTTTCAAAATGTGGAGATGGGTTTGAGAATACAAGGAGTATCCAAGGCCGAACGCACAGAACGGGTGAATGACTACCTGAATCGGGTGGGCCTGTATAAACACCGCAATAGCTACCCCCACCAGCTCTCTGGTGGAATGCAGCAGCGGGCCAGCATTATTCGGGCCTTGGTGAATTCGCCTTCGGTGTTGTTGATGGATGAACCCTTTGCCGCCCTGGATGCCCAAACCCGCCATATGATGCAGGAGCTTTTGCTGAGCATTTGGGATGATCTGAAGACCACGGTAATTTTTGTCACCCACGACATTGAAGAAGCGATTTTCTTGGGTGATCGTATCTGTACTATGGGCGTTCATCCGGGACGAATTAAGTCAGAAATTCCTGTGCATTTGCCCCGGCCCCGTCATTTTGATGACACTCTTTCCCAGGACTTTATTGATCTGCACCGCCGAGTATTTGAATGCATTCGCGAAGAAACCATGAAAAGCATGGAAGCATAAGAAGGGGAGAATCCCTATCTGGTTGACTGACAAAAGACTCTGCACCGGGCGCGAAAACCGCGCCCCTATAGTATTGGGTTTATGGGGGGAGGTCTCCTGAATCCTTTAACGGATCTGGGTTGTGGCAAGCTTGGTCAGTCAACCAGGATGCCTACAGTGCAGCGATGGCGGCGGTGAGAAATTCCGGTTGCATCCAGCCCTCTAGGTTGATATGGCCTAGGGTTTCTTGGCCCGCAATTTGGCTAAGGGCATGGATGTGGGCCTGGAGCCAGTCGGCCCGCAGTTGGGTTTCGGAATGATATACCACATCCACAGGGTCGCTAGTGCCGGATAGCAGGGTTTTGCTGACGATGGCGGCATCTATATTGACCCAACGACTGACCAAGGTAGGGGCGATGGGCTGGGTAGCGTACCAATATTGAGCAGCCAGCAGCGCCCGCAGGTAGGCCACGGCAATTTCGGGATGCTGATCGGCCAATTCGTCGCGGATGACGACCCCGTGGAAGGTGGGTAGACCATCCATCTGGTGGGACAACAGCCGCCGAAACTGGCCCCTGTGCTTAGCGATTTCGTGGAATGGGGCGAAGTAGGCGTAGCCGTCGATGGTGTTATGAGCGGCACTAGAGGGGCGACGGGTGCAGTGGTTACAGGCATCGATGGTGGTGAGGGTGACGGCATCCAGCAGGTCGCAGTGGTGCAGGGAGCGCATCACCATACTGTGGGCCGCTGAGCCAAAGGGCACCGCAATCACCCGTCCCGCCAGGTCTTCGATGGCGTGGAGCGGCGACTGCTGGGGCACAATGATGTCGTTTCCGGTGCCGTCGGGGTTGCTGGCCACAAAGCTAATCAGGCGGGTGCAGGCGGTATCTGCCGCACCGGGAAGGGCGCTGAGCAGTAGGGGATAGTCCCCCAGCACGCCGATGTCGATCTGTTGGGTTTGCAACCCCTCCACAATGGGCGCACCGGAGCTATAGTCGGCCCAGCGGATTTGGTAACGGGTGCCGCTGTAGCGTCCGTGGCGGGGCAAAAAGTGTTCTAGCAGACCTAACCGTTGAATAATGAGCCCAGCGGTAATGGTTTGAATCGTTCGATTTTGGGTGCCAATGGTGAGGCGAATCGTATCTGTATTGCCGGGAGAAACGGCCCGCACAAAAAAGTTTGGTGCTTGGAACTGAGGTACCCTGGCAGTTGTAGCGATAGGCTGAACAGGGGTTAGGGATACCGAGGAAATATCGGGAACTGGGGGGCATGTTTGGCGTGTTTTTAGTAAAGCAACAAACTGCTGTACGGCTTCTATACTCGACCGAGGAGAACTCCCAGCAAGAGAAGCTTCTAGGGCACGATTCAGCCGCTTGGCCATTAGCAAAAACAGCGGACTACCCAGGGCAAATTCCTCTAGGGGGACATGACGAATTAGCCCCGCCTGACTTTCCAAATGCAGTTCAAAATCAGAAACAAAGCCAAGATAATGCCCTTGCATTAAATAAGTTCGTACCTGACTGAGGGAATCCACCACTTCCACATGGGCAAAGTCCGACAGTTCTAGCCCCAGTTCCTGCATTCGTTTTTGCAGCATAATGCGGCTGGGTGAACCTTCAGGCAGTAATACCCAGGACTCATCTTTTAATTCCTGCAAACTCAGCCAAGGTTGCTGGGCTAGGCGATGGCTAGCGGACACAGCGAGGGAATAGTGAACTGAATCAATGGCGGTTTCGGCGAGGTCGTCAAAGGTGCCATAGCTGAGGTCTGAAATCCCTAGATCTACATCTCCGGCTTTGATGGCTCGGTACAGTTCCTCTGCCGAATTGAACTGCACACAGCGGGTTTGAACGGCTGGATAACGCCGTCGATAGTCGTATAGTACCGACGGCAACCAGTGATCCATCACATCGGCCATGCCACCAAGGGTGAGGGCGCTGTGTTTGCCCTGCTTAATTTCCTCAATTTCAGCCTTGAGCCGCTGCTCTACCTCCAGTAGTTGTGGCCCCTCCGCGAGTAAATATTCCCCCACCTGAGTCAGTTCAATCCGGCGACCAAGGCGATGGAAAAGTGGCGTTTCTAGTTCTGTTTCTAGGGATTTGATTTTGGCACTCACCGCTGGCTGAGTCAAATTTAGGGTGTCGGCAGCTTCGGTAAAGCTCAGGCACTGAGCCACCTCTAGAAACACTTTAAGCTGATAAATTTCCACGGCGGTATGCGTCTTAGGCGCGTAGGGAACTCAACAGAGAAAAACCTTAATGAAGAGCAGTCAGTCTTTATTTTCAGCCATTTCATTGATTAGCATCATTTTAAAAAAATAAAGTGATCTTGTTGTTCTATTCATCATTTCTACAACCTGCTACTTTTTGCAAAAATGACCTATTGCGTTAACGCTCGCATTTATTATGAGATGACTCAAGGAACGTATTGACGGATTATGAGTGCGGATCAATATCCCCAACTTTATGGCTCAGAAAAATTTGTTACCTCCATTCTAAAGGAATCCAGTCTGATTTGCCGATCCTTAAAAGCTTATTAATTCAGGAAAAGATGAGATTATAGATGTCTAATAGATTTTTTTTATGAGTTTATAGAAGGCTGTGATGATCAAACCGTAGTCATCGTTACAAACCGTATTGATAGTGATTTAAGGCTCCCTTAGACTACAGACATGAGGCGCAGAAACCAGGGCAATTCGCTATAGCCCCAGCCTTGATGAATCAAGCAAAGATTTCAATTTCACTGCCGTTTAAGCTGAGGACGTGATTAAGTGAGCATTCAGTATCTGAAAACGGATTTTTTGGTGGTGGGTGGTGGCACTGCTGGCACCATGGCCGCCATTAAAGCGAAACAGGCCAGCCCAGAAAGTGATGTGCTGATTTTAGAAAAGGCCAATATCCGCCGCAGTGGTGCCATTGCCATGGGGATGGATGGGGTAAATACCGCTGTGATTCCCGGTAATTCCACCCCAGAGCAATACGTTCGTGAAATCACCATTGCCAACGATGGCATTGTCAACCAAAAAGCCGTTTATGAAACTGGACGGCTGGGCTTTGAGGTGATTCAAGAACTGGAAAGCTGGGGGGTCAAATTTCAAAAAGACCACGAAGGTAACTACGACCTCAAGCAGGTGCACCGGGTAGGCAAATATGTGCTGCCCATGCCCGAAGGTAAGGATCTTAAGAAAATTCTCGCTCGCCAGGTGAAGCGCCACAAGGTCAACGTCACCAACCGGGTGATGGCCACCCGCGTGATGGTGCAAAATGGCCGCGTCACCGGAGCCGTGGGGCTGGATGTGCGCAACGGCAACATGGTGGTGATTCAGGCTAAGGCGGTGGTGCTCTGCACTGGGGCCTGTGGTCGCCTGGGGCTGCCCGCTTCTGGCTACCTCTACGGCACCTACGAGAACCCCACCAATGCCGGGGATGGCTACTCCATGGCCTACCACGCCGGGGCAGAACTGACCAACATTGAATGCTTCCAAATCAACCCGCTGATTAAGGACTACAACGGCCCCGCCTGCGCCTACGTAGCCAGCCCCTTCGGAGCCTACACCGCCAACGCCGAGGGCCACCGCTTCATTAACTGCGACTACTGGAGCGGCCAGATGATGCTGGAGGTCTACAAAGAGCTGCACTCTGGCAAAGGCCCCGTCCATCTGAAGATGTACCACCTGGACGACGACACGATTTCTGAAATCGAGCGGGTGCTGTGGGACAACGAGCGACCTAGCCGAGGACGCTTCCACGAGGGCCGAAACGAAAATTACCGCACCCACGGCGTGGAAATGAACATCTCCGAAATTGGTCTGTGCAGCGGCCACAGCGCCTCTGGGGTGTGGGTGAACGAGCGCGCCGAAACCACGGTGCCCGGTCTCTATGCCGCTGGCGACATGGCCAGTGTGCCCCACAACTACATGATTGGGGCCTTTGTCTATGGCCGCATTGCCGGGGAAAACGCCATGGACTACGTGCGCGATCTGGAACACGTAGAACCCGATGCCGACTTCCTCGCCGCCGAACAGGAGCGCATCTATCGCCCCCTGCACCAGCCCAACGGCGTGCCCCACACCCAGGTGGAATACAAGCTGCGCCGCCTGGTGAACGACTACCTGCAACCGCCCAAGTCGCCCCACAACATGGACATTGGCCTCGAAAAGTTTGTGGCCTACGAAGACACCCTCAACCTGATGGGGGCCAGCGACCCCCACGAATTGATGCGCTGCATGGAAGTCCACTTCATCCGCGACTGCGCCGAAATGGCCGCCCGTGCCTCCCTCTTCCGCAAGGAAACCCGCTGGGGCCTGTACCACTATCGGCTGGACTATCCCGAAAAGAACGATGCTGAATGGTTCTGCCACGTCAACCTGAAGAAGGGCACCCACGGCGATATGGAACTGTTTAAGCGGGCCGTTGAACCCTACATCGTGGACGTAAACCTGAAGGAAGAAGTCTACGACGTAGCGGTGCGGTAGACCCTCACCCCCAGCCCCTCTCCCAGGGAGGAGAGGGGAGCCGGAGAAACCTTATTCACCCTTATTAAATCTCAGGATTTTGGCTATGGCTTTGACGACTCAGCGTGTGGATGTCCCGGTGATTGTGGACGAATCGAAGTGCCTTGAAAAATGTGTGGCTTGCATTGAAGTTTGTCCTTTAGATGTGTTGGTGAAGAATCCCGAAACAGGCAAAGCCTACATGAAATACGACGAGTGCTGGTTCTGCCTACCCTGCGAAAAGGAATGCCCCACAGGTGCCATTACGGTGCAGATTCCCTTCTTGCTCAGATAGTGATTGTGATTGTGAGCTTTGAATTTTGAATTTTGAATTGTAAATTTTGAATTCAACCCGTCCCTAACTACCCCAAGCCAACCACTCTCACCCTTCCCCTTTGCTGATATTTAGGACACCTGCCTTATGTATTCCACGGATATGGATCCCGAAGTTGCCCAATGGGTTGAAATGCTGCGATCTCCCGAACTCGATGAGCGTTTGGTAGCCGTCAAAACCCTGCAACATTTGGGTGATGAAGATGCCATTGAGCCACTCATTGGGGCGCTGTATGACGAAAGCCCCATGGTGCAGGAAATTGCCATTACCAGCCTGTGGGAATTTGCCAATCCGGTGGCGATTAATCCGCTGATGGATTGCCTGGGTTCCGCCCACGAAAAGGTGCGCCATGAAGCCCTGTCGGCCCTGAAGGAACTGGTTTCCACCAACGACCTGATGAAGCTGCTGGATCTGCTGCAAACGGGCAACGTTCACGCTCAGCTCAACGTGCTGGTGCTGCTGCGGAAAATCCACGATGCCCAGGCGTTGCCCTACATCCTGCCCTTCTTCCAGTCGGAGAACCCCGACCTGCGGGAAGCCGCTGTGACTACCCTGCGTTACCTGAACCAAGTGGTGCGCTGCGAACCTGCTCTGGCCTTGGCGAAGGATCCCGTTGAAGCGGTGCGACGGGCGGCCACCCTCACCCTAGGCCACCTCAGTGATGAGGGTGTGGTGCCTCTACTCTGTGAATTGCTGACCAGCGATGCTGATTGGCAGGTACGGCGCAATGCGGCCCAGTCCTTGGATTTGCTGGCGGCGGCAGACTCTATCCCCGCCCTGGTGCAAGCCATGGACGACCCGGAATGGCAGGTGCGTAAGTTTACCGCCCGTGCCCTGCAAAAGGTGGCCGATGAGCGGGCCATGCCTGCTTTGATCAAGGCCCTCACCGACGACTATTCCGACGTGCGCCGTGATGCCGCCACCGCCCTAGGCAAGCTTTCCAACCCCGACGCCCTGCCCGCCCTCAGCCAAACCCTCCACGACCCCGACATGGACGTGCGGATTTTCTCCCAGCGGGCCATCGATGCGATCCAGAAGTCTATGCCGGAGACCTCGAATGTCTAACCATACCTCCCCCTTCCATCGGGCTGATGCGGCCACCGCCGAAGCGCCCCCCAGCCCTGAGGAACTAGGCCGTAAATCAGAGGTCGTAGCTCTACTGAAAACTCTGAAAGAACCCGCCCTAGGCAGCGACTTGGTCAGCCTGGGCATGGTGCGAAACCTGCGGGTGGTGGGCGATTATGTCTACCTGCGGCTGTACGTGGGGCGGCACCAGTTGGATCTGCAAGACCAGGTGCAAGCCACCCTGGCGCAACTACCCTGGTGCAAAAAAGCCTATGCGGAACTCTGCACCATTCCCGGCGTGCGGATTACCCTGGCGGTTTCCAGCGGCAAGGGGGGCGTGGGCAAATCCACCACAGCGGTGAACCTAGCCGCCGCCCTGGCCAAAACCGGGGCCAAGGTGGGCCTACTGGATGCCGACATCTACGGCCCCAACGTGCCCCAAATGCTGGGTCTGGGTCAGTCCCAGGTGCAGGTGATCGACACGCCCACGGGTCAGCGGTTCCGGCCCCTAGAGGCCCACGGTATCAAGCTCATGTCCGTGGGGCTGCTGGCCGAGCGGGATCATCCCCTGGCATGGCGCGGCCCGGTGATGCACAAAATCATCACCCAGTTTCTCCATGAGGTGGAGTGGGGCGACCTGGACTATCTGCTGATTGACCTGCCTCCCGGCACGGGCGATGCCCAGATCACCATCGTCCAGGAAAGTCCCATTTGCGGCGTGGTGATGGTGACCACTCCCCAGCAGGTGGCCATTTCCGACGTGCGGCGTAGTGTTCATATGTTCCGTCAGGTGGGGGTGCCTGTGTTGGGCCTGGTGGAAAACATGAGCTACCTACTCTGCGGCCACTGCGGCGAACCCACCCCCATCTTTGGCAGTGGCGGCGGTGCCCAAATGGCGGCGGAACTCTCGGTTCCCCTCTGGGGCCAGGTGCCCATTGACCCCCGTGTTTGCGCCCAGGGCGATGCCGGGGTACCCCTGCCGCTGTGCGAACCCGATGCCCCGCTGAGCCAAATCTTTGGCAACATTGCCCAGGGGCTGAACGCCACCTTTGGAGCTACGGTTGAGCCAGCCCCGGCCTTAGCTATGGCCAACTTGTAGGTTCAGTAGATAGCAAAGGCCCCTCACCCCCAACCCCTCTCCCAGGAAGGAGAGGGGAGCCGGAACGCCTTTCAAAGTCCCTCTCTCATTTTGGGAGAGGGATTTAGGGAGAGGGCCAGCACGCCTCAATTTTGAAGTATTTGGATCCCTACTCCACCTCACTCCTGTTACCAAGCTAATACCGTGGGGATCCTTTTCTAATAGTCTGTCTGAAGCATATTCCGTCTGAAACAACGTTCCGTCTGGCAGAGAAGAAGCATGGGCATTGGGGTCTGGCTGGTAAGTTTTGGAATCGTGGCCATTGCTGGATTTACCCGTGGGTTCTCCGGGTTTGGTTCCGCCATGATTGCTGCCCCTGCCCTCAGCCTATTTTTCTCGCCCCAGCAGGCGGTGGTGACGGTAATTTTGCTGGAAACCATTGCTGGGGTGGGTCTGGTGCCCGCTGCACTACCCAAAACCCTCTGGCGTGAGGTCTTTCCCCTAACCCTGAGTGCCATGGTGATGGTGCCCGTCGGAGCCTATTTCCTCGCCTGGTTAGAGCCGACGGTGATGCGGAAGGTGATGGGCGGCATCATCCTGGCCTTTGTTGGGCTGTTGTGGACGGGCAAGAGCCACTACAACCAGGCCCACGTGTCGTTGACCTCGGTGGTAGGAGCCGTCAGCGGATTTCTGACTGGGCTAGCGGGGATTGGTGGCCCGCCCATCGTGTTGTATTCCCTGTCAGGCAACAATGCCGCCGCCGCGAATCGGGCCAACTTCATCATCTTTTTTGCCTTTACCCAGGCCATTGCCCTCATTTCCTTTTGGTTAAGTGGCCTGCTATCCAACACCGTTTGGCGGCTGTTTTTGGCCGTAGCGCCCGCCTTTGGCCTAGGGCTAATTCTGGGACAAATGTGCTTTAAGCGCGTGGATGAACGGCTGTTTCGCCAAGTGGTGCTGGCTCTGCTGCTGGTGTTTTCTCTGCTGGCCATCGTGGTGTAGACCCAAGCGTTTTTTAGATCATCGAACCTACCTCTCTTCCTTTTCTTGGCCACATCGCTATCCCGATGGCCCAGCAATGAAGCCACCGGGGTTCTCCTGACTTGGCACTCATCCCAGAACGGATGGTGTTGGGTTCTGCTTCGCGCTACTCGATCCATCGCCCTCTATCCCCCCTAACAACGCCTTTTCGCCAACGTTGAAGGATTGCCCTATGAAAGTTTCTGCAAAAACGGATATTTCGTCTCCACCATCGCCCTCGCTCCCTTGGATGGCTCAAATCAAAGCTTGGCTTCCTGGTCTAGGATTAACTGGACTGCTGGCAGCCATGGCGTTAGGAATTGGCCAGATCAGTCATAACGCTGGCATCAAGCTGCTGAATCCGTTGCTGGTGGCAGTGCTGCTGGGAATTGTTGTGCGTCAAACGGTTTCTCTGTCTGCGGTCTATCGTCCCGGCATTCAGTTCGCCATGAAGCGAATTCTGCGGCTGGCGGTGATTTTGTTGGGCTTGCGGCTCAGTATGGCGGAGATCCTGGCCGTTGGCCCGGTGGGATTAATCATCATTACGTCCAGCACCATCAGTACCTTTTTGCTGACAATTTGGTTAGGCAAGCGATTGTCGGT from Leptolyngbya sp. BL0902 harbors:
- a CDS encoding ABC transporter ATP-binding protein — protein: MVTMQQIEQEQRATLKGSVQVEGLSVVYRRKQYENCVLDSIQLSIQPGEFVCLLGPSGCGKSTLLNVIAGFIKPSSGYALVDHMPITRPGADRGFVFQQYSLLPWKTTFQNVEMGLRIQGVSKAERTERVNDYLNRVGLYKHRNSYPHQLSGGMQQRASIIRALVNSPSVLLMDEPFAALDAQTRHMMQELLLSIWDDLKTTVIFVTHDIEEAIFLGDRICTMGVHPGRIKSEIPVHLPRPRHFDDTLSQDFIDLHRRVFECIREETMKSMEA
- a CDS encoding HEAT repeat domain-containing protein, which gives rise to MYSTDMDPEVAQWVEMLRSPELDERLVAVKTLQHLGDEDAIEPLIGALYDESPMVQEIAITSLWEFANPVAINPLMDCLGSAHEKVRHEALSALKELVSTNDLMKLLDLLQTGNVHAQLNVLVLLRKIHDAQALPYILPFFQSENPDLREAAVTTLRYLNQVVRCEPALALAKDPVEAVRRAATLTLGHLSDEGVVPLLCELLTSDADWQVRRNAAQSLDLLAAADSIPALVQAMDDPEWQVRKFTARALQKVADERAMPALIKALTDDYSDVRRDAATALGKLSNPDALPALSQTLHDPDMDVRIFSQRAIDAIQKSMPETSNV
- a CDS encoding ferredoxin family protein, which gives rise to MALTTQRVDVPVIVDESKCLEKCVACIEVCPLDVLVKNPETGKAYMKYDECWFCLPCEKECPTGAITVQIPFLLR
- a CDS encoding LysR family transcriptional regulator; its protein translation is MEIYQLKVFLEVAQCLSFTEAADTLNLTQPAVSAKIKSLETELETPLFHRLGRRIELTQVGEYLLAEGPQLLEVEQRLKAEIEEIKQGKHSALTLGGMADVMDHWLPSVLYDYRRRYPAVQTRCVQFNSAEELYRAIKAGDVDLGISDLSYGTFDDLAETAIDSVHYSLAVSASHRLAQQPWLSLQELKDESWVLLPEGSPSRIMLQKRMQELGLELSDFAHVEVVDSLSQVRTYLMQGHYLGFVSDFELHLESQAGLIRHVPLEEFALGSPLFLLMAKRLNRALEASLAGSSPRSSIEAVQQFVALLKTRQTCPPVPDISSVSLTPVQPIATTARVPQFQAPNFFVRAVSPGNTDTIRLTIGTQNRTIQTITAGLIIQRLGLLEHFLPRHGRYSGTRYQIRWADYSSGAPIVEGLQTQQIDIGVLGDYPLLLSALPGAADTACTRLISFVASNPDGTGNDIIVPQQSPLHAIEDLAGRVIAVPFGSAAHSMVMRSLHHCDLLDAVTLTTIDACNHCTRRPSSAAHNTIDGYAYFAPFHEIAKHRGQFRRLLSHQMDGLPTFHGVVIRDELADQHPEIAVAYLRALLAAQYWYATQPIAPTLVSRWVNIDAAIVSKTLLSGTSDPVDVVYHSETQLRADWLQAHIHALSQIAGQETLGHINLEGWMQPEFLTAAIAAL
- a CDS encoding fumarate reductase/succinate dehydrogenase flavoprotein subunit; the encoded protein is MAAIKAKQASPESDVLILEKANIRRSGAIAMGMDGVNTAVIPGNSTPEQYVREITIANDGIVNQKAVYETGRLGFEVIQELESWGVKFQKDHEGNYDLKQVHRVGKYVLPMPEGKDLKKILARQVKRHKVNVTNRVMATRVMVQNGRVTGAVGLDVRNGNMVVIQAKAVVLCTGACGRLGLPASGYLYGTYENPTNAGDGYSMAYHAGAELTNIECFQINPLIKDYNGPACAYVASPFGAYTANAEGHRFINCDYWSGQMMLEVYKELHSGKGPVHLKMYHLDDDTISEIERVLWDNERPSRGRFHEGRNENYRTHGVEMNISEIGLCSGHSASGVWVNERAETTVPGLYAAGDMASVPHNYMIGAFVYGRIAGENAMDYVRDLEHVEPDADFLAAEQERIYRPLHQPNGVPHTQVEYKLRRLVNDYLQPPKSPHNMDIGLEKFVAYEDTLNLMGASDPHELMRCMEVHFIRDCAEMAARASLFRKETRWGLYHYRLDYPEKNDAEWFCHVNLKKGTHGDMELFKRAVEPYIVDVNLKEEVYDVAVR
- a CDS encoding ABC transporter permease, with protein sequence MGWVSQLATTARTAILQSRPLRQLLSLVLFFGIWQILSTINFNFIINFQFLPSPLEVFRATIKFMTGNPWIHFWSSIQRVLWGYAIASIAGVLLGVLVGWFEVVEDLAMPPLEILRPIPAVAWIPLAILMFPSAENGMVYITFIGAFFPILISTIKGVESTLGDTVLIRVGQCLGANPWHIFKDIVIPGSMPSIASGLTIGMGNAWFCLVTAEILAGRYGIGYITWESYVTSNYPPIVMGMLLIGFMGAFSSWAVDQATRALMPWRVIKKQG
- a CDS encoding Mrp/NBP35 family ATP-binding protein — its product is MSNHTSPFHRADAATAEAPPSPEELGRKSEVVALLKTLKEPALGSDLVSLGMVRNLRVVGDYVYLRLYVGRHQLDLQDQVQATLAQLPWCKKAYAELCTIPGVRITLAVSSGKGGVGKSTTAVNLAAALAKTGAKVGLLDADIYGPNVPQMLGLGQSQVQVIDTPTGQRFRPLEAHGIKLMSVGLLAERDHPLAWRGPVMHKIITQFLHEVEWGDLDYLLIDLPPGTGDAQITIVQESPICGVVMVTTPQQVAISDVRRSVHMFRQVGVPVLGLVENMSYLLCGHCGEPTPIFGSGGGAQMAAELSVPLWGQVPIDPRVCAQGDAGVPLPLCEPDAPLSQIFGNIAQGLNATFGATVEPAPALAMANL
- a CDS encoding ABC transporter substrate-binding protein, with amino-acid sequence MDYFSGWSKHRITAGFLTISMLFVGACSGETTTSEGENSSSSGRCESTIRVAVGTQDQVINTAVGGAAVRELGLLEKHLPRDGDYEGVCYDIQWSSYTSGPPITNAMMANQLDIGLMGDFPAVINMITFAQENQSTNSTFIGTLAHSPNGAGNAVMVPANSDVTSLADLRGGAISVPFGSAAHGMVLKALEEVGLDPETDVNLVSQAPEVGGSSLRTGQIDAHANFVPFGELFPFRGFARKIFDGAQTGIPTLHGITVRSDFAEQHPDIVVAYLKAVLEANQMFREDPEGISAQIQEWSGIEKEVVYMFLGPSGLQTLNPTIGDTQLSALENSVATLTSLGRIENPIDPSEVVNWTDESFLRRAMEELGLEYDDVVATAESYEISGEDALTGELIEDPRRAAQFWVQGEETVTNFASIANMVKALTELQAEGQAANAMFVHDHNSGLKLFAENSYFVRNGDEVAAFLLESDAQAYVAQTGGTLTAFRDLQSIYAKQPVLLGVR